From Saccharothrix espanaensis DSM 44229, the proteins below share one genomic window:
- a CDS encoding winged helix DNA-binding domain-containing protein, which yields MAGGLPVITLRGLNRALLHRQLLLERSDLTVPDAVDHLVGMQAQEPPAPYYGLWSRLRDFTPDSLGELVADGKVVRAPLQRATIHLVTAADHARVEPVLRAMLRRRFTSSPFRAVLAGLDPDELVREGARLLAERPRTRPDLGRALAERWPELDAESLGHAVTYLLPVVQLPPRGVWGRSGQAVWAQAARWLGAVGEHEDLAGFVRRYLAAFGPATVKDVQLWSGLTRLKDVLPGLGLRVLTDETGRELYDVPEGPLPDPDTPAPVRFLPEFDNVLLGHDDRTRVISTEDYRRGIVIGGKATLLVDGFVNGVWKLAQGLDVQVFRPLTDAQRADVLAEGERLLAFAGVGGEVRIAA from the coding sequence GTGGCCGGGGGACTCCCGGTGATCACGCTGCGCGGCCTCAACCGCGCCCTGTTGCACCGGCAGCTGCTGCTGGAGCGCTCCGACCTGACGGTGCCCGACGCCGTGGACCACCTCGTCGGGATGCAGGCCCAGGAGCCGCCCGCGCCGTACTACGGCCTGTGGTCGCGCCTGCGGGACTTCACGCCCGACTCGCTCGGCGAACTCGTGGCCGACGGCAAGGTGGTGCGCGCCCCGCTGCAACGGGCCACCATCCACCTGGTCACCGCCGCCGACCACGCCCGCGTCGAACCCGTGCTGCGGGCCATGCTGCGCCGCCGGTTCACCTCCTCGCCATTCCGCGCGGTGCTGGCCGGGCTCGACCCGGACGAGCTCGTGCGCGAAGGCGCGCGGCTGCTCGCCGAACGGCCCCGCACCCGTCCCGACCTGGGCCGGGCGCTCGCCGAGCGGTGGCCGGAGCTGGACGCCGAATCGCTCGGTCACGCCGTGACCTACCTGCTGCCGGTGGTCCAACTGCCGCCGCGCGGGGTGTGGGGGCGGTCGGGCCAGGCGGTGTGGGCGCAGGCGGCGCGGTGGCTCGGCGCGGTCGGGGAGCACGAGGACCTGGCCGGGTTCGTCCGCCGCTACCTCGCGGCGTTCGGGCCGGCGACGGTGAAGGACGTGCAGCTGTGGTCGGGGCTGACCCGGCTCAAAGACGTGCTGCCCGGTCTGGGCCTGCGGGTGCTCACCGACGAGACGGGCCGCGAGCTCTACGACGTGCCCGAGGGCCCGCTGCCCGACCCGGACACCCCGGCCCCGGTGCGGTTCCTGCCCGAGTTCGACAACGTGCTGCTCGGCCACGACGACCGGACCCGGGTCATCTCCACCGAGGACTACCGGCGCGGGATCGTGATCGGCGGCAAGGCGACCCTGCTCGTGGACGGGTTCGTCAACGGAGTCTGGAAGCTCGCGCAGGGCCTCGACGTGCAGGTCTTCCGGCCGTTGACGGACGCGCAGCGGGCCGACGTGCTGGCCGAGGGCGAGCGGCTGCTGGCGTTCGCGGGCGTCGGGGGCGAGGTCCGGATCGCCGCCTGA
- a CDS encoding helix-turn-helix transcriptional regulator, protein MLRFGGRPFDGEDARRVGGLARELSAVLRAYVTSGPLVPEVPALPPAVLVLGADHRVRSATAPARAWREQLRAARVAVPWIGEAFLEGLSLLARRGDPVVVAPAVGHGRWVAFHGQRLSPEEVAVVFETASGPRLLPAFCEWYGITPRERQVLADVYDGAAPKNIARRRGLSVHTVNDHLKAVFRKTGAGGRDELVTAFAG, encoded by the coding sequence TTGCTGCGCTTCGGCGGGCGGCCGTTCGACGGCGAGGACGCCCGGCGGGTGGGCGGGCTGGCGCGGGAGCTGTCCGCGGTGCTGCGGGCCTACGTGACCTCCGGTCCGCTGGTGCCCGAGGTCCCGGCGCTGCCGCCGGCGGTGCTGGTGCTCGGCGCGGACCACCGGGTGCGCTCGGCGACGGCGCCCGCGCGGGCCTGGCGGGAGCAGCTGCGGGCCGCGCGGGTGGCGGTGCCGTGGATCGGCGAGGCGTTCCTGGAAGGGCTGTCGCTGCTGGCCCGCCGGGGTGACCCGGTGGTGGTCGCCCCCGCTGTCGGGCACGGCCGGTGGGTGGCCTTCCACGGGCAGCGGCTGTCCCCCGAGGAGGTGGCGGTGGTGTTCGAGACGGCGTCCGGGCCGCGCCTGCTGCCGGCGTTCTGCGAGTGGTACGGGATCACGCCGCGCGAGCGGCAGGTGCTGGCCGACGTCTACGACGGGGCCGCGCCCAAGAACATCGCGCGCCGCCGGGGCCTGTCCGTGCACACGGTCAACGACCACCTCAAGGCCGTGTTCCGCAAGACCGGCGCCGGCGGGCGCGACGAGCTGGTCACGGCGTTCGCCGGGTGA
- a CDS encoding AAA family ATPase, which translates to MLLWINGPFGGGKTQTAHELARRLPGSHVCDPEVVGFGLHKMTPPALRGDFQDLPAWRQGVFEVLDLALSKQDGTVIAPMTVIEPAYFAEIVGRLRDRGHDVRHFALLASREVVLDRLRERVFGHVTQVLLGKAAPLRRESWAVRALDKCLDRLAGPEFAEHLWTDDITVAQVADRIAESAGLALTPYTDGPLRGRVRRAWVGVRHIRF; encoded by the coding sequence ATGCTCCTGTGGATCAACGGCCCGTTCGGCGGTGGGAAGACCCAGACGGCGCACGAGTTGGCGCGGCGGCTGCCCGGCAGCCACGTCTGCGACCCGGAGGTGGTCGGGTTCGGCCTGCACAAGATGACGCCGCCGGCGCTGCGCGGCGACTTCCAGGACCTCCCGGCGTGGCGGCAGGGCGTGTTCGAGGTGCTCGACCTGGCGCTGTCCAAGCAGGACGGCACGGTGATCGCGCCGATGACGGTGATCGAGCCCGCGTACTTCGCGGAGATCGTGGGCCGGTTGCGCGACCGGGGCCACGACGTGCGGCACTTCGCGCTGCTGGCGTCCCGCGAGGTCGTGCTGGACCGGTTGCGGGAACGGGTGTTCGGGCACGTCACGCAGGTGCTGCTGGGCAAGGCCGCGCCGCTGCGCCGGGAGAGCTGGGCGGTGCGGGCGCTGGACAAGTGCCTGGACCGGTTGGCCGGGCCGGAGTTCGCCGAGCACCTGTGGACCGACGACATCACCGTGGCGCAGGTCGCCGACCGGATCGCCGAGTCGGCCGGGCTGGCGCTGACCCCGTACACCGACGGCCCGCTGCGCGGCCGGGTGCGCCGCGCCTGGGTGGGCGTGCGACACATCCGGTTCTAG
- a CDS encoding FAD-dependent monooxygenase has protein sequence MKVVISGAGIAGLTLAGRLGALGHTVEVVEKAAGPRPEGYMIDFFGPGYDTAERMGLLPRVHELGYHFIEAGYHDEHGRRRVGLSFERFARSLDGRMTSIMRPDIEHVLRTALPPGVRVRFGAAVTAVDNRADGVSVRLSDGTALDADLLVGADGIHSTVRGLVFGPEAEYFRYLGFHTAAFVFEDPEIHRLVAGRFCLTDTVGRQVGCYGLRDGRVAAFTVHRTPDPTRPDDPRAAVRAAYATLGWIVPTVLERCPPEIYYDQVAQIEMPRWSSGRVVLVGDACGAVSLLAGQGASLGMGGAFVLAENLTDLAGYERRWRPVVLDKQRIARSGARWFLPATQARLRARRVAMRLAKLPWVDRRIAVSLVGKPTALVGDQRTRSGDS, from the coding sequence ATGAAGGTCGTGATCAGCGGCGCGGGCATCGCCGGCCTCACGCTGGCAGGCCGGCTCGGCGCGCTCGGCCACACCGTCGAGGTCGTGGAGAAGGCCGCCGGCCCGCGCCCCGAGGGCTACATGATCGACTTCTTCGGGCCGGGCTACGACACCGCCGAGCGGATGGGCCTGCTGCCCCGCGTCCACGAACTCGGCTACCACTTCATCGAGGCCGGCTACCACGACGAGCACGGCCGCCGTCGGGTCGGCCTGAGCTTCGAGCGGTTCGCCCGGTCCCTGGACGGGCGGATGACCAGCATCATGCGCCCCGACATCGAGCACGTCCTGCGCACCGCGCTGCCGCCGGGCGTCCGGGTGCGGTTCGGCGCGGCCGTCACCGCCGTCGACAACCGCGCCGACGGCGTGTCCGTGCGCCTGTCCGACGGGACGGCGCTGGACGCGGACCTGCTGGTCGGCGCGGACGGCATCCACTCCACCGTGCGCGGCCTGGTGTTCGGCCCGGAAGCGGAGTACTTCCGCTACCTGGGGTTCCACACCGCGGCGTTCGTCTTCGAGGACCCGGAGATCCACCGCCTGGTCGCCGGCCGGTTCTGCCTCACCGACACCGTCGGCCGGCAGGTCGGCTGCTACGGCCTGCGCGACGGCCGGGTCGCCGCGTTCACCGTGCACCGCACCCCGGACCCCACCCGGCCGGACGACCCCCGCGCGGCGGTGCGCGCGGCGTACGCGACGTTGGGCTGGATCGTGCCGACGGTGCTGGAACGCTGCCCGCCGGAGATCTACTACGACCAGGTCGCGCAGATCGAGATGCCGCGGTGGAGCAGCGGCCGGGTGGTGCTGGTCGGGGACGCGTGCGGCGCGGTGTCACTGCTGGCCGGGCAGGGCGCGTCGCTGGGGATGGGCGGGGCGTTCGTGCTGGCGGAGAACCTGACCGACCTGGCCGGCTACGAACGGCGGTGGCGTCCGGTCGTGCTGGACAAGCAGCGGATCGCCCGCTCCGGGGCGCGGTGGTTCCTGCCGGCCACGCAGGCACGGCTGCGGGCCCGCCGGGTCGCGATGCGGTTGGCGAAGCTGCCGTGGGTGGACCGCCGGATCGCGGTGAGCCTGGTCGGCAAGCCCACCGCGCTGGTCGGCGACCAGCGGACCCGGTCCGGCGACAGCTAG
- a CDS encoding MarR family winged helix-turn-helix transcriptional regulator, producing MTLADPNIGLLLYIPYRELENRVFAALAEAGFDDITTAQARIFQRVGPHGSRLTELAEAAQVTKQTAGFLVDQLERAGYVERTPDPTDARARLVRIAQRGLTAMPIAGAVIADVEAEWTAHLGQRRMAALRDALARLREVTDSYL from the coding sequence GTGACGTTGGCGGACCCCAACATCGGCCTGCTGCTCTACATCCCCTACCGGGAACTGGAGAACCGGGTGTTCGCGGCCCTGGCGGAGGCCGGGTTCGACGACATCACCACCGCCCAGGCGCGAATCTTCCAGCGGGTCGGCCCCCACGGCTCGCGGCTGACCGAACTGGCCGAGGCGGCCCAGGTCACCAAGCAGACCGCGGGCTTCCTGGTCGACCAGCTCGAACGCGCCGGGTACGTCGAGCGCACCCCGGACCCGACCGACGCGCGCGCCCGGCTGGTGCGGATCGCGCAGCGCGGGCTGACCGCGATGCCGATCGCCGGCGCGGTGATCGCCGACGTCGAGGCCGAGTGGACCGCCCACCTGGGGCAGCGCCGGATGGCGGCGTTGCGCGACGCGCTGGCCAGGCTGCGCGAGGTCACCGACTCGTACCTGTAG
- a CDS encoding YbhB/YbcL family Raf kinase inhibitor-like protein: MRSTRIALLAVAVVTAAGLSPVAASAASADRNAFALSSTAFANGGVMPKVHECTSGGGNDPAKKNESPPLAWSGAPAAAQSYAIVMRDLDNANLLHWIIYDIPVATTSLPQNVQHVYQPPVPSGSRQIYYRGSASLFGYQGPCSPSTVNTYEFVVHALNRASLTNLNSNSSIQTAARAIAAASIGSARITGES, from the coding sequence GTGAGAAGCACCAGAATCGCGCTGCTCGCCGTGGCCGTCGTGACGGCCGCCGGCCTCTCCCCCGTCGCCGCGTCGGCGGCGTCGGCGGACCGGAACGCGTTCGCGCTGTCCAGCACCGCTTTCGCCAACGGCGGCGTCATGCCGAAGGTGCACGAGTGCACCAGTGGCGGCGGCAACGACCCCGCCAAGAAGAACGAGTCCCCACCCCTGGCCTGGTCGGGCGCGCCGGCGGCCGCGCAGAGCTACGCGATCGTCATGCGTGACCTCGACAACGCCAACCTCCTCCACTGGATCATCTACGACATCCCGGTGGCGACGACCTCGTTGCCCCAGAACGTCCAGCACGTCTACCAGCCGCCGGTCCCCTCGGGGTCCCGGCAGATCTACTACCGGGGCAGCGCCAGCCTGTTCGGCTACCAGGGCCCGTGCTCGCCCTCGACGGTGAACACCTACGAGTTCGTCGTGCACGCGCTCAACCGGGCGTCGCTGACCAACCTGAACTCCAACTCCTCCATCCAGACGGCCGCCAGGGCGATCGCGGCGGCGTCGATCGGCTCGGCCAGGATCACCGGCGAGTCGTGA
- the rox gene encoding rifampin monooxygenase, whose translation MFDVIVAGGGPTGLMVASELRLHGVEVVVLEKEPEPTPYVRSLGLHVRSIEVMDQRGLLDRFLAHGKKHMVGGFFAGLSAAWPERMDTAHGYVLGIPQTVTERLLTEHATEVGVQIRRGCEVVGLDQDERGVTVDLADGTQLRARYLVGCDGGRSAVRKLLGVGFPGEPSREETLLGEMELTASPETLAEVMAEVRKTQLRFGAMPLGDGVYRVLVPAAGVAEDRAVPPTLDEVKRQLLALAGTDFGVHSPRWLSRFGDATRLAERYLVGRVLLAGDAAHIHPPTGGQGLNLGVQDAFNLGWKLAAEIDGWAPAGLLDSYESERRPVAAAVLDNTRAQWQLMSLEPGPQAVRRLLAELVEFEEVNRYLIEKITAISVRYDFGAGHPLLGRRLRDVALKRGRLYGLMHAGRGLLLDQTGRLSVAGWQDRVDHVVEVSEELDVPAVLLRPDGHVAWVGDDQQDLLDHLPTWFGTAVH comes from the coding sequence ATGTTTGACGTGATCGTGGCCGGCGGCGGGCCGACCGGGTTGATGGTGGCGAGCGAGTTGCGGCTGCACGGCGTCGAGGTGGTCGTGCTGGAGAAGGAACCGGAGCCGACCCCGTACGTCCGGTCGTTGGGCCTGCACGTGCGCAGCATCGAGGTGATGGACCAGCGCGGGCTGCTGGACCGGTTCCTCGCGCACGGCAAGAAGCACATGGTCGGCGGGTTCTTCGCCGGTCTCAGCGCCGCGTGGCCCGAGCGGATGGACACCGCGCACGGCTACGTCCTGGGCATCCCGCAGACCGTCACCGAGCGGCTGCTCACCGAGCACGCCACCGAGGTCGGCGTGCAGATCCGGCGCGGGTGCGAGGTGGTCGGGCTCGACCAGGACGAGCGCGGGGTGACCGTCGACCTGGCCGACGGCACGCAGCTGCGGGCGCGCTACCTCGTCGGCTGTGACGGCGGGCGCAGCGCGGTGCGCAAGCTGCTCGGCGTCGGCTTCCCCGGCGAGCCGTCCCGGGAGGAGACGCTGCTGGGCGAGATGGAGTTGACCGCGTCGCCCGAGACGCTGGCCGAGGTGATGGCCGAGGTCCGCAAGACGCAGTTGCGGTTCGGCGCGATGCCGCTGGGCGACGGGGTGTACCGGGTGCTGGTGCCCGCGGCGGGGGTGGCCGAGGACCGGGCCGTCCCGCCGACGCTCGACGAGGTCAAGCGGCAGTTGCTGGCGTTGGCGGGCACCGACTTCGGCGTGCACTCGCCGCGCTGGCTCTCGCGCTTCGGCGACGCCACCCGGCTGGCGGAGCGCTACCTGGTCGGCCGGGTGCTGCTGGCGGGCGACGCGGCGCACATCCACCCGCCGACCGGTGGGCAGGGGCTCAACCTCGGTGTGCAGGACGCGTTCAACCTGGGGTGGAAGCTGGCCGCCGAGATCGACGGCTGGGCACCGGCCGGGCTGCTGGACTCCTACGAGTCCGAGCGGCGTCCGGTGGCGGCCGCCGTGCTGGACAACACCCGCGCGCAGTGGCAGTTGATGTCGCTGGAGCCGGGGCCGCAGGCGGTGCGCCGGCTGCTGGCCGAGCTGGTGGAGTTCGAGGAGGTCAACCGGTACCTGATCGAGAAGATCACCGCGATCTCGGTCCGCTACGACTTCGGCGCGGGGCATCCGCTGCTCGGCCGGCGGCTGCGGGACGTGGCGCTCAAGCGGGGCCGGCTCTACGGGCTGATGCACGCCGGTCGCGGGCTGCTGCTCGACCAGACCGGGCGGCTCTCGGTGGCCGGCTGGCAGGACCGGGTCGACCACGTGGTGGAGGTCAGCGAGGAACTCGACGTGCCCGCCGTGTTGCTGCGGCCGGACGGCCACGTGGCGTGGGTCGGCGACGACCAGCAGGATTTGCTCGACCACCTGCCGACGTGGTTCGGGACCGCCGTCCACTGA
- a CDS encoding M20/M25/M40 family metallo-hydrolase, with product MAEDVVDLCAALLRFDTTNHGGGTAAGEREAAEFVATHLDDLGVPACVLEPAPRRSNVLARVPGSEPGLPALLVQAHLDVVPADPAEWSVPPFAGVERDGFLWGRGAVDMKDMVAMVLSVIGGWSREGRRPRRDIVLAFVADEEDKGDYGANWLVEHQRDYFTGVTAAISESGGFSHRVGERRLYPIGTAERGSSHLRLTARGRAGHGSRRNTDNAVVHLVGALGRIAALDHPVRLTATVRAFLERTGEALGVEVDLADVDGTLARLGPAAALAESTVRNSTTPTVLNAGYKVNVIPGTATAEVDVRTLPGTVDELLASLDAVLGPHVTREFLEDQPPVQAPIDSPWFDAMADALRGEDPDAIVVPYCMGGGTDAKAFTRLGIDCYGFAPLSLPEGYDYRAMAHGVDERVPVEGLRFGARVLDRFLSS from the coding sequence ATGGCTGAGGACGTCGTCGACCTGTGCGCGGCGCTGCTGCGGTTCGACACGACCAACCACGGCGGCGGCACGGCGGCCGGCGAGCGCGAGGCCGCCGAGTTCGTCGCCACCCACCTGGACGACCTGGGCGTGCCCGCGTGCGTCCTGGAACCCGCGCCCCGCCGCTCCAACGTGCTGGCCCGCGTGCCCGGCAGCGAACCGGGACTGCCGGCGCTGCTCGTGCAGGCCCACCTCGACGTGGTGCCCGCCGACCCGGCCGAGTGGAGCGTCCCGCCGTTCGCGGGCGTCGAGCGCGACGGCTTCCTGTGGGGGCGCGGCGCGGTCGACATGAAGGACATGGTCGCCATGGTCCTGTCGGTGATCGGCGGCTGGTCCCGCGAGGGCCGCCGGCCCCGCCGCGACATCGTGCTGGCGTTCGTCGCCGACGAGGAGGACAAGGGCGACTACGGCGCGAACTGGCTCGTGGAGCACCAGCGCGACTACTTCACCGGCGTCACGGCCGCGATCAGCGAGTCCGGCGGCTTCTCCCACCGGGTGGGCGAGCGGCGGCTCTACCCGATCGGCACCGCCGAACGCGGCTCGTCGCACCTGCGCCTGACCGCGCGCGGCCGGGCCGGCCACGGTTCGCGGCGCAACACCGACAACGCCGTGGTGCACCTGGTCGGCGCGCTCGGCCGGATCGCCGCGCTGGACCACCCGGTGCGGCTGACCGCCACCGTGCGGGCGTTCCTGGAACGCACCGGGGAGGCGCTGGGCGTCGAGGTCGACCTGGCCGACGTGGACGGCACGCTCGCCCGGCTCGGCCCGGCCGCGGCGCTGGCCGAGTCGACCGTGCGCAACAGCACCACGCCGACCGTGCTGAACGCCGGCTACAAGGTCAACGTCATCCCCGGCACCGCGACCGCCGAAGTCGACGTGCGGACCCTGCCGGGCACCGTGGACGAGCTGCTGGCCTCGCTCGACGCCGTCCTCGGCCCGCACGTGACCCGGGAGTTCCTGGAGGACCAGCCGCCCGTGCAGGCCCCGATCGACTCGCCGTGGTTCGACGCGATGGCCGACGCGCTGCGCGGCGAGGACCCGGACGCGATCGTCGTGCCGTACTGCATGGGCGGCGGCACCGACGCCAAGGCGTTCACCCGCCTGGGCATCGACTGCTACGGCTTCGCGCCGCTCTCCCTGCCCGAGGGCTACGACTACCGCGCGATGGCGCACGGCGTGGACGAGCGGGTGCCCGTCGAAGGACTCCGCTTCGGCGCGCGCGTGCTGGACCGCTTCCTGTCCTCCTGA
- a CDS encoding serine hydroxymethyltransferase — MTNSRIAPWASPRAQHRLAEVETAVSADLSAAGVTDTVRNALRAHGTQVDDDGIVLYAGTNVLSPAAAAANLPSVSSRPSMGWPGEKYQVGLEHLDTLEVLAPLLVADLMEGTYAEVRLQSATLANLAVYTAFARPGDKIAVLPEAAGGHASHHAQGVPAVRGLTVVDLPYDPDRLDLDHAALPGFLRVHRPRIVVIGASMMLFPHDVAAVRAACDEVGAILLYDASHMAGLVAGKVFQRPLHEGAHVLTFSTYKSFGGPSGGCVVTRDPDLAERVSTVAYPGLLANYDAGRLGALAVTAAELAERGGGYASACLANAQVLARSLHDHGFTVARRDGEFTRSHHVAVDALDLGGGERAGLLLGEAGVYLSGIGLPWQRPDEGLRGLRIGTQEITRRGFTPADQPAIAALLRRALLDHEAPDRVRADAIALRREVNDREVTRRTP; from the coding sequence GTGACCAACAGCAGGATCGCCCCGTGGGCCTCGCCGCGCGCGCAACACCGCCTGGCCGAGGTGGAAACCGCCGTGTCCGCCGACCTGAGCGCGGCCGGCGTCACCGACACCGTCCGCAACGCCCTGCGGGCGCACGGCACGCAGGTCGACGACGACGGCATCGTGCTCTACGCGGGCACCAACGTGCTCAGCCCCGCCGCGGCCGCCGCGAACCTGCCCAGCGTGTCCAGCCGGCCCAGCATGGGCTGGCCGGGCGAGAAGTACCAGGTGGGGCTGGAACACCTGGACACCCTCGAAGTCCTGGCCCCGCTGCTGGTCGCCGACCTGATGGAAGGCACCTACGCCGAGGTCCGGCTGCAGAGCGCGACGCTGGCCAACCTGGCCGTCTACACCGCGTTCGCCCGCCCCGGCGACAAGATCGCCGTGCTGCCCGAAGCCGCCGGCGGCCACGCCAGCCACCACGCGCAGGGCGTCCCGGCGGTGCGCGGCCTGACCGTCGTGGACCTGCCCTACGACCCGGACCGGCTCGACCTCGACCACGCCGCGCTGCCCGGCTTCCTGCGCGTGCACCGGCCCCGGATCGTCGTCATCGGCGCGAGCATGATGCTGTTCCCGCACGACGTGGCCGCCGTGCGCGCGGCCTGCGACGAGGTCGGCGCGATCCTGCTCTACGACGCCTCCCACATGGCCGGCCTGGTCGCGGGAAAGGTCTTCCAGCGCCCGCTGCACGAAGGCGCGCACGTGCTCACCTTCTCCACCTACAAGTCCTTCGGCGGCCCGTCCGGCGGCTGCGTCGTCACCCGCGACCCGGACCTGGCCGAGCGGGTCTCCACCGTCGCCTACCCGGGGCTGCTGGCCAACTACGACGCCGGCCGGCTGGGCGCGCTCGCCGTGACCGCCGCCGAACTGGCCGAACGCGGCGGCGGCTACGCCTCGGCGTGCCTGGCCAACGCCCAGGTGCTGGCCCGCTCGCTGCACGACCACGGGTTCACCGTCGCGCGCCGCGACGGCGAGTTCACCCGCTCGCACCACGTCGCCGTCGACGCCCTGGACCTCGGCGGCGGCGAGCGGGCCGGCCTGCTGCTCGGCGAGGCGGGCGTCTACCTCAGCGGCATCGGCCTGCCCTGGCAGCGCCCCGACGAGGGGCTGCGCGGGCTGCGGATCGGCACCCAGGAGATCACCCGGCGCGGCTTCACCCCCGCCGACCAGCCGGCGATCGCGGCCCTGCTGCGCCGCGCCCTGCTCGACCACGAGGCACCCGACCGCGTCCGCGCCGACGCGATCGCGCTGCGCCGCGAGGTCAACGACCGGGAGGTCACCCGGCGAACGCCGTGA
- a CDS encoding PucR family transcriptional regulator, translating into MQELLDDLSRVLGRGVSVDDVSGRVVAHSAQTDEVDAARVRAILTRRVPPEVAAWQERHGASSSAGPVRVPANEELGFQERVGFPLRHNGLLVGYLWVLGEVDPAAVVGHLPALAAGIGVGERAPIRVVVALEPRSVRTVPAAEPVPEPPGPVGVSDPHPPDRAGEAYQQALAAAELSRLDPALPRVARWADLGAYRLLLGASPDGVLAGLSEVLLTTLECYLDSGCDARATADALHLHRTSLYYRLGRIEAVTARSLSDGTARLELHLALKLVRLARRP; encoded by the coding sequence ATGCAGGAGTTGCTGGACGACTTGTCGCGGGTGCTGGGGCGCGGTGTCTCGGTGGACGACGTGTCCGGCCGGGTGGTGGCGCACAGCGCGCAGACCGACGAGGTCGACGCGGCGCGGGTGCGCGCGATCCTGACCCGGCGGGTGCCGCCGGAGGTGGCGGCGTGGCAGGAGCGGCACGGCGCGTCGTCGTCGGCCGGACCGGTGCGGGTGCCCGCGAACGAGGAGCTGGGCTTCCAGGAGCGGGTCGGGTTCCCGTTGCGGCACAACGGGCTGCTCGTCGGCTACCTGTGGGTGCTGGGCGAGGTGGACCCGGCGGCCGTGGTGGGGCACCTGCCCGCGCTGGCCGCCGGGATCGGGGTGGGGGAGCGCGCGCCGATCCGCGTGGTGGTGGCGTTGGAGCCGAGGTCGGTGCGCACCGTGCCGGCCGCCGAGCCGGTGCCGGAGCCGCCCGGCCCGGTCGGGGTGAGCGACCCGCACCCGCCGGACCGCGCGGGCGAGGCCTACCAGCAGGCGCTGGCGGCGGCGGAGCTGTCGCGGCTGGACCCGGCGCTGCCCCGGGTGGCGCGCTGGGCGGACCTGGGCGCGTACCGGCTGCTGTTGGGCGCGTCGCCGGACGGCGTGCTCGCGGGCCTGTCGGAGGTGCTGCTGACCACCTTGGAGTGCTACCTGGACTCGGGGTGCGACGCGCGGGCCACGGCGGACGCGCTGCACCTGCACCGCACCAGCCTGTACTACCGGCTGGGCCGGATCGAGGCGGTGACGGCGCGATCCTTGTCGGACGGCACGGCGCGGCTGGAGCTGCACCTGGCGCTCAAGCTGGTGCGGTTGGCGCGCCGCCCGTGA
- a CDS encoding type 2 periplasmic-binding domain-containing protein, which produces MVGSVGIGGLRRDEHGGVEGLRAPLGRNPVASLAPAEHKLTRRVSAVLPGRLVPTALPGEPPSPLSDAARVLGLHLLEIPFPLPPLTIGMAWHLRHTADGGHQWLRAAVRRVLRPAREDQPTRI; this is translated from the coding sequence GTGGTGGGATCAGTGGGCATCGGCGGCCTGCGGCGTGACGAGCACGGCGGGGTTGAGGGTCTGCGTGCACCACTGGGGCGGAACCCGGTGGCCAGTCTGGCCCCGGCCGAGCACAAGCTCACCCGGCGGGTCAGCGCCGTCCTGCCCGGACGCCTGGTGCCGACGGCGTTGCCGGGCGAGCCGCCGTCACCGCTGAGCGACGCGGCGCGCGTGCTGGGTCTGCACCTGCTGGAGATCCCGTTTCCGTTGCCACCGCTGACGATCGGCATGGCCTGGCACCTGCGGCACACCGCCGACGGCGGGCATCAGTGGCTGCGCGCCGCCGTGCGCCGGGTGCTCCGGCCGGCGCGGGAGGATCAGCCGACGCGCATATAG
- a CDS encoding TetR/AcrR family transcriptional regulator, producing MTVRQRLLDAAAELIAEKGWGAVSTRVLADRAGVGSGVVHYHFDSTRAVLVEAATGALRAALAGLPTLLATAATPEEALAAILTALDEVDGQELFIETYLAATRHDDLRQAVGEVLAEFRHTVADWLAAHDVPTPRATAAVLAAALDGVLLHRALDPDLTVDLVVPVLGRVLR from the coding sequence ATGACCGTCCGACAACGGCTGCTCGACGCGGCCGCGGAACTCATCGCGGAAAAGGGCTGGGGGGCGGTCAGCACCAGAGTGCTGGCCGACCGGGCCGGCGTCGGGTCCGGCGTGGTGCACTACCACTTCGACTCGACGCGGGCCGTCCTGGTCGAAGCCGCGACCGGCGCGCTGCGCGCCGCGCTCGCCGGACTGCCCACCCTGCTCGCCACCGCGGCCACCCCCGAGGAGGCGCTCGCCGCGATCCTCACCGCCCTGGACGAGGTCGACGGGCAGGAGCTGTTCATCGAGACCTACCTGGCCGCCACCCGCCACGACGACCTGCGCCAGGCGGTCGGCGAGGTGCTGGCCGAGTTCCGGCACACCGTCGCCGACTGGCTGGCCGCCCACGACGTGCCGACACCGCGGGCCACCGCCGCCGTGCTCGCCGCCGCCCTCGACGGCGTCCTGCTGCACCGCGCCCTGGACCCCGACCTGACCGTCGACCTGGTCGTCCCCGTGCTCGGGCGGGTGCTGCGATGA